Proteins encoded by one window of Streptomyces sp. ALI-76-A:
- a CDS encoding NUDIX hydrolase, producing MRRKLRVAAYALCVRDGQLLLSRSPSPDGGPPEWTLPGGGMEHGEDPYDTVLREVAEETGYRVEVTGLLGTHSFHRVFPHRFGRAVDFQGVRLFYEGRIADGELRYEIGGSTDMAAWLDLDAVPGLHQTPMVGIGLRLWRERPPTGRLDTPLDTLPGTPPGTAPLPGQMNTE from the coding sequence GTGCGAAGGAAGTTGCGGGTGGCGGCCTACGCCCTGTGCGTGCGCGACGGACAGCTGCTGCTCTCCCGGTCCCCGTCGCCGGACGGCGGCCCGCCGGAGTGGACCCTCCCCGGCGGCGGCATGGAGCACGGCGAGGATCCCTACGACACCGTCCTGCGGGAGGTGGCCGAGGAGACCGGATACCGCGTCGAGGTCACCGGCCTGCTGGGCACCCACTCGTTCCACCGCGTCTTCCCGCACCGCTTCGGACGCGCCGTCGACTTCCAGGGCGTACGGCTCTTCTACGAGGGCCGGATCGCCGACGGTGAACTGCGTTACGAGATCGGCGGCTCCACGGACATGGCCGCCTGGCTCGACCTGGACGCCGTGCCGGGCCTGCACCAGACGCCGATGGTCGGGATCGGACTGCGGCTGTGGCGCGAACGGCCGCCCACCGGACGGCTCGACACCCCGCTCGACACGCTGCCCGGCACCCCGCCCGGAACGGCTCCCCTACCCGGGCAGATGAACACGGAGTAG
- the pepN gene encoding aminopeptidase N, with product MPGENLSRDEARERAALLSVDGYDVSLDVRTAVGEDTGDGPRTFRSVTTIRFRCSEPGVSSFADLIAPSVTAVSLNGKDLDPSEVFDGSRIVLEDLAADNELIVDARCAYSRTGEGLHRFVDPEDGEVYLYTQYEPADSRRVFANFEQPDLKAPFRFEVRAPEGWTVWSNGVGERADGVWRFAETKPISTYITCVVAGPYHYVTDTYSRTFDDGTTLEIPLGALCRKGLAPHFDADDVFLVTKQGLDFFHDHFDYPYPFGKYDQAFVPEYNLGAMENPGLVTFREEFIFRGKVTRASYEGRANVILHEMAHMWFGDLVTMEWWDDLWLKESFADFMGAFSLVGATRFQDGWITFANRRKAWAYRADQLPSTHPVTADIRDLQDAKLNFDGITYAKGASVLKQLVAYAGQDAFLEGARRYFKRHAYGNTRLGDLLSVLEETSGRDMGAWSRAWLQTAGVNALTPQVLLAADGRVDELAVVQEAAESHPELRPHRVAVGLYRRSAEGALERYARAEADVDGPRTVVAELAGAEAPDLVLVNDDDLTYCKIRFDTASLETLKAHLGDLTDPLARALCWSALWNMTRDALLPARDFVDLVLRFAGRESDIGVLQMLHAWANSSLVNYVAPEWRKTGGRLLAEGALRELRAAGPGSEHQLAWARFFASVASGPADLQLLQDLLAGTEQVEGLTVDQELRWAFLEPLATHGAADEAALAAELARDDTASGKRHQVRCLAARPSAAVKAQAWAQVVESDALSNALVEATIAGFDRPSQRDLLAPYAPKYFAVIERVWRERSIQIAMHVVQGMFPSLQHSRATLDAADAWLAAHEDAAPALRRLVLEARDDLARALRGQECDAAASAAN from the coding sequence GTGCCCGGTGAGAACCTGTCCCGCGACGAGGCCCGCGAGCGGGCCGCCCTGCTGTCCGTCGACGGGTACGACGTGTCCCTCGACGTCCGGACGGCGGTCGGTGAGGACACCGGTGACGGACCGCGCACCTTCCGCTCGGTCACCACGATCCGCTTCCGGTGCAGCGAGCCCGGCGTGTCCAGCTTCGCGGACCTGATCGCGCCGAGTGTGACCGCGGTCTCCCTCAACGGCAAGGACCTCGACCCCAGCGAGGTCTTCGACGGTTCCCGGATCGTGCTGGAGGACCTGGCCGCCGACAACGAGCTGATCGTCGACGCCCGCTGCGCCTACTCCCGTACCGGCGAGGGCCTGCACCGCTTCGTCGACCCCGAGGACGGCGAGGTCTACCTCTACACGCAGTACGAGCCGGCCGACTCCCGCCGGGTCTTCGCGAACTTCGAGCAGCCGGACCTCAAGGCACCGTTCCGTTTCGAGGTGCGGGCGCCGGAGGGGTGGACGGTGTGGAGCAACGGCGTCGGCGAACGGGCCGACGGCGTCTGGCGGTTCGCGGAGACCAAGCCGATCTCGACGTACATCACGTGTGTGGTCGCGGGCCCGTACCACTACGTCACGGACACGTACTCCCGCACCTTCGACGACGGCACGACGCTGGAGATCCCCCTCGGTGCCCTGTGCCGCAAGGGCCTGGCCCCCCACTTCGACGCCGACGACGTGTTCCTGGTGACCAAGCAGGGCCTGGACTTCTTCCACGACCACTTCGACTACCCGTACCCGTTCGGGAAGTACGACCAGGCGTTCGTGCCCGAGTACAACCTGGGCGCGATGGAGAACCCGGGCCTGGTGACCTTCCGGGAGGAGTTCATCTTCCGGGGCAAGGTCACGCGGGCCTCCTACGAGGGCCGCGCCAACGTGATCCTGCACGAGATGGCGCACATGTGGTTCGGCGACCTGGTCACCATGGAGTGGTGGGACGACCTGTGGCTGAAGGAGTCCTTCGCCGACTTCATGGGCGCGTTCTCGCTGGTCGGGGCCACCCGCTTCCAGGACGGCTGGATCACCTTCGCCAACCGCCGCAAGGCCTGGGCGTACCGCGCCGACCAGTTGCCGTCCACGCACCCGGTCACCGCGGACATCCGTGACCTCCAGGACGCCAAGCTGAACTTCGACGGCATCACGTACGCCAAGGGCGCCAGCGTGCTGAAGCAGCTGGTGGCGTACGCCGGGCAGGACGCGTTCCTGGAGGGCGCGCGGCGCTACTTCAAGCGGCACGCGTACGGCAACACCCGGCTGGGCGACCTGCTGTCGGTCCTCGAGGAGACCAGCGGCCGGGACATGGGCGCCTGGTCGCGTGCCTGGCTTCAGACGGCCGGGGTCAACGCGCTGACCCCGCAGGTGCTGCTGGCCGCGGACGGCCGGGTCGACGAACTGGCGGTGGTGCAGGAGGCGGCCGAGTCGCACCCCGAACTGCGCCCGCACCGGGTGGCGGTGGGCCTGTACCGGCGCAGTGCCGAGGGCGCCCTTGAGCGGTACGCCCGCGCCGAGGCGGATGTCGACGGCCCGCGTACGGTCGTGGCGGAGCTGGCCGGTGCCGAGGCTCCGGACCTGGTCCTGGTCAACGACGACGACCTCACGTACTGCAAGATCCGCTTCGACACGGCCTCACTGGAGACGCTGAAGGCCCACCTCGGGGACCTCACCGACCCCCTCGCCCGGGCCCTGTGCTGGTCGGCGCTGTGGAACATGACCCGGGACGCTCTGCTGCCGGCGCGGGACTTCGTGGACCTGGTGCTGCGGTTCGCGGGGCGCGAGTCCGACATCGGCGTGCTCCAGATGCTGCACGCGTGGGCGAACTCGTCGCTGGTCAACTATGTGGCGCCGGAGTGGCGGAAGACGGGCGGGCGGCTGCTGGCGGAGGGCGCCCTGCGGGAGCTGCGGGCGGCCGGGCCGGGCAGCGAGCACCAGCTGGCGTGGGCGCGGTTCTTCGCGTCGGTGGCGTCCGGACCGGCCGATCTCCAGCTGCTCCAGGACCTGCTGGCGGGCACCGAGCAGGTCGAGGGGCTGACGGTCGACCAGGAGCTGCGCTGGGCCTTCCTGGAACCGCTCGCCACCCACGGAGCCGCCGACGAGGCCGCGCTGGCCGCGGAGTTGGCCCGGGACGACACGGCGTCCGGCAAGCGCCACCAGGTCCGCTGTCTGGCCGCGCGGCCGTCGGCGGCGGTGAAGGCGCAGGCGTGGGCGCAGGTGGTGGAGTCCGACGCCCTCTCCAACGCCCTGGTCGAGGCGACGATCGCGGGCTTCGACCGGCCCTCGCAGCGGGACCTGCTCGCGCCGTACGCGCCGAAGTACTTCGCTGTGATCGAGCGGGTGTGGCGGGAGCGGTCGATCCAGATCGCGATGCACGTGGTGCAGGGGATGTTCCCGTCCCTCCAGCACTCGCGGGCGACGCTGGACGCGGCGGACGCGTGGCTCGCGGCGCACGAGGACGCGGCGCCCGCCCTGCGCCGACTGGTCCTGGAGGCACGGGACGACCTGGCACGCGCGTTGCGGGGACAGGAGTGCGACGCGGCGGCGTCGGCCGCGAACTGA
- a CDS encoding serine hydrolase domain-containing protein translates to MTVRTRWTAATAVALSVALAGPAVAAGPAGGGGRPAGGGGHEATREAAEAAVEAGVPGVTVTAKDRRGTWSMTAGVGDLATGRPRSARDHYRVGSVTKTFVATVLLQLEAEGRLSLDDTVERWLPGLVRGHGHDGRAITLRRLLNHTSGVYDYTDDRTFVETYVLADGFLKHRYDRRTPEDLIAVAMAHPPRFAPGASWSYSNTNYTLAALVIERVTGHSYGAEVRDRIVEPLGLTGTSVPGTRPTLPRPSSRAYSKLAEDTTGPTYDVTELNPALAFGSGDMVSTSADLGRFYSALLRGRLLPPAQLKAMKTTVTDTPIPDVDYGLGLGDITLSCGVHVWGHGGDIHGSSTEAVTTADGRHTLALNVNGDWSGDTEAVVEAEFCGG, encoded by the coding sequence ATGACGGTACGGACGAGGTGGACGGCGGCGACCGCGGTGGCGCTGTCGGTGGCCCTGGCGGGACCCGCGGTCGCGGCGGGACCGGCCGGAGGCGGTGGCCGGCCGGCCGGAGGCGGTGGCCACGAGGCGACCCGTGAGGCCGCCGAGGCGGCCGTCGAGGCCGGGGTGCCCGGGGTGACGGTGACGGCGAAGGACCGGCGGGGCACCTGGTCGATGACAGCCGGCGTCGGCGACCTGGCGACGGGCCGGCCGCGTTCGGCGCGGGACCACTACCGCGTGGGCAGCGTCACCAAGACCTTCGTCGCCACGGTGCTGCTCCAACTGGAGGCGGAGGGCCGCCTGTCGCTGGACGACACGGTGGAGAGGTGGCTGCCGGGACTGGTCCGCGGGCACGGCCACGACGGCCGCGCGATCACCCTGCGCCGGCTCCTCAACCACACCAGCGGCGTCTACGACTACACGGACGACCGGACCTTCGTGGAGACGTACGTCCTCGCGGACGGCTTCCTGAAGCACCGCTACGACCGCAGGACCCCCGAGGACCTGATCGCCGTCGCCATGGCCCACCCGCCGCGCTTCGCACCGGGCGCCTCCTGGTCCTACTCCAACACCAACTACACCCTGGCCGCCCTGGTGATCGAGAGGGTCACGGGCCACTCGTACGGAGCCGAGGTCCGCGACCGCATCGTCGAACCCCTCGGGCTGACGGGCACCTCGGTCCCCGGCACCCGGCCCACCCTGCCCCGGCCCAGCAGCCGCGCCTACTCCAAGCTGGCCGAGGACACCACGGGACCCACCTACGACGTCACCGAGCTGAACCCCGCGCTGGCCTTCGGCTCCGGCGACATGGTCTCCACCTCGGCCGACCTCGGCCGCTTCTACTCCGCCCTCCTGCGCGGCCGGCTGCTGCCGCCCGCGCAGCTGAAGGCCATGAAGACCACGGTGACGGACACGCCGATCCCCGACGTCGACTACGGGCTCGGCCTCGGCGACATCACGCTCAGCTGCGGCGTCCACGTCTGGGGCCACGGCGGCGACATCCACGGCTCCTCCACCGAGGCCGTGACGACGGCGGACGGCCGCCACACCCTCGCGCTCAACGTCAACGGCGACTGGTCGGGCGACACCGAGGCCGTGGTCGAGGCGGAGTTCTGCGGCGGGTAG
- a CDS encoding DsbA family protein has translation MSETAVASGRTPVDFWFDPLCPWAWMTSRWVLEVEKVRDIEIRWHIMSLAVLNEDKLDELPEEYRDMLATQAWKPVRVVTAAWQKHGADVLGPLYTALGTRIHNGGEGPTLEAIAAALDEVGLPADLIEYADQEDFEFDAQLRASHKEGIEKVGQEVGTPVIAVPGPDGEEIAFFGPVVTPTPQGDDAVRLWDGTLAVASVPGFYEIKRTRTKGPDFSNL, from the coding sequence ATGTCCGAGACCGCCGTCGCTTCCGGCAGGACCCCCGTCGACTTCTGGTTCGACCCGCTGTGCCCGTGGGCCTGGATGACCTCCCGGTGGGTGCTGGAAGTGGAGAAGGTCCGGGACATCGAGATCCGCTGGCACATCATGAGCCTCGCGGTACTGAACGAGGACAAGCTCGACGAGCTGCCCGAGGAGTACCGGGACATGCTCGCGACCCAGGCATGGAAGCCGGTGCGTGTGGTGACCGCGGCGTGGCAGAAGCACGGCGCCGATGTTCTCGGCCCGCTCTACACGGCGCTCGGCACCCGTATCCACAACGGCGGAGAGGGCCCGACCCTCGAGGCGATAGCGGCGGCCCTCGACGAGGTCGGCCTGCCCGCCGACCTGATCGAGTACGCCGACCAGGAGGACTTCGAGTTCGACGCCCAGCTGCGCGCCTCCCACAAGGAGGGCATCGAGAAGGTCGGCCAGGAGGTCGGTACCCCGGTCATCGCGGTCCCCGGCCCCGACGGCGAGGAGATCGCGTTCTTCGGCCCGGTCGTCACCCCGACCCCCCAGGGCGACGACGCCGTCCGCCTGTGGGACGGCACCCTCGCTGTCGCCTCGGTCCCCGGCTTCTACGAGATCAAGCGGACCCGCACGAAGGGCCCGGACTTCAGCAACCTGTAG
- a CDS encoding SAM-dependent methyltransferase: MTEIDTSVPHSARIWNYWLGGKDHHPVDAAAGDAYAAVFPGIVTIARASRAFLGRAIRHLVREAGIRQFLDVGSGLPTVANTHEVAQRHAPESRIVYVDDDPLVLAHARPLLTSTPEGATAYEAISLFEPERILEAAARTLDPARPTALILSGVLGHCADHDQARDLVSRLLAGLPSGSHLCVNDGSRGTDPAYEQAQDAYNETGAVPYFLRPADRIAAYFEGLELVDPGVVSVPLWRPDQHDTDPEPIGQHGGLGRKP; encoded by the coding sequence ATGACGGAGATCGACACCTCGGTGCCTCATTCTGCGCGGATCTGGAACTACTGGCTCGGCGGCAAGGACCACCACCCGGTGGACGCGGCGGCCGGCGACGCCTACGCCGCCGTCTTCCCCGGGATCGTCACCATCGCCCGCGCCAGCCGCGCCTTCCTCGGCCGCGCCATCCGCCATCTGGTGCGGGAGGCGGGCATACGGCAGTTCCTGGACGTCGGCTCCGGCCTGCCCACCGTGGCCAACACCCACGAGGTCGCCCAGCGCCACGCTCCCGAGTCCCGGATCGTCTACGTGGACGACGACCCCTTGGTCCTCGCGCACGCCCGTCCCCTGCTCACCTCCACCCCCGAGGGCGCGACGGCGTACGAGGCCATCAGCCTCTTCGAGCCGGAGCGCATCCTCGAGGCCGCCGCCAGGACCCTCGACCCGGCCCGGCCCACGGCCCTGATCCTCAGCGGCGTCCTCGGCCACTGCGCCGACCACGACCAGGCCCGCGACCTCGTCAGCCGCCTCCTGGCCGGTCTCCCCTCCGGCAGCCACCTCTGCGTGAACGACGGCTCCCGGGGCACCGACCCGGCCTACGAACAGGCCCAGGACGCCTACAACGAGACCGGAGCGGTCCCGTACTTCCTGCGCCCGGCCGACCGGATCGCCGCCTACTTCGAGGGACTGGAGCTGGTCGACCCCGGCGTGGTGTCCGTCCCGCTCTGGCGCCCGGACCAACACGACACCGACCCCGAACCGATCGGCCAGCACGGCGGCCTGGGCCGCAAGCCCTGA
- a CDS encoding S8 family serine peptidase, which yields MTLTPQRDPISGARRAVRIAVAAGLVAALSAAGPVPMALAADEAPVAADPGVKSAHDKLGSDDADALAEAKADGDKSVTLMVATAPGQTEKVAGQLDAVQGGLVGKTYDKLGYVRATVPTGKADAAIAAAVKLPSVHGVDLRQEILLDDPTPSADAAKGAAGKGTAGYPAPNRKTPAENPYNPSFETGAVDFVEDHPKADGRGVTIGVLDSGVDIAHPALQKTTTGERKIVDWVTATDPVNDGDGSWRRMLTSVAGPAFTATPVGGSAEAFSAPAGSYRFNYFYESATAGGDQLGDVNRDGDTTDVWGVLYDAAAGTVRVDLDDDRDFADEQPMKPYKDGYQIGYFGTDNPATEVAERIPFVVEIRKDVVYNAAGAKADYVNIGMISSEHGTHVAGITAANGLFGGRMDGAAPGAKIVSSRACVFGPGCTNVALTEGMIDLVVNRGVDIVNMSIGGLPALNDGNNARAELYTRLIDTYGVQLVISAGNSGPGANTIGDPGLADKVISVGASISKETWAANYGSVVEKKYAMMPFSSRGPREDGGFTPTLVAPGAAINTIQTWLPGAPVAEAGYTLPAGYGMLQGTSMASPQAAGASALLLSAAKAKKIDLTPATLRTALTSTADHIKGVQAYEEGVGLINIPDAWDSVLDGATAHTYTVKAPVDTAIDQFLKTPGSGTGLYDREGGLKAGQKKTYDVTITRTSGPDKPVRHELYFENNAAKTFRIVGSDEVRLPLNQPVTVKVQAAPKSAGLKSAILEVDDPKTEGIDRQVMSTVVVSQPLKYTYAASGTVQRNSTQSYFVTVPEGAKSLEVAIGGLKATSQTRFIAIDPTGVPSDTTGTPYCYNNYLAGNGCKPDVRSYADPRPGVWEIEVESRRTSPLLDNPYKLDVAVLGAVFDPETVTVPEAKVGTPAAASWKVTNGFAAIDGKLVGGPLGSAKSARPTIATGETQTTTVEVPAGARSLDVAIGNVSDPAADLDLVVTNAAGTEVGSSADGDSEETVSIPAPPAGTYTVQVIGYAIPAGTTAYDYQDVFFSAALGNVTVDGSTPVKLGTGDSTTVSGSVVAAAAAPAGREFFGQVQLVNARGTAAGTGNVKIEKVTP from the coding sequence ATGACCCTCACCCCCCAGCGCGATCCGATATCCGGCGCGAGACGCGCGGTCCGGATCGCCGTGGCCGCCGGTCTGGTGGCCGCACTCTCCGCCGCGGGGCCGGTTCCGATGGCCCTCGCCGCCGACGAAGCGCCCGTCGCCGCCGACCCGGGCGTGAAGTCCGCCCACGACAAGCTCGGTTCCGACGACGCCGACGCGCTCGCCGAGGCCAAGGCCGACGGCGACAAGAGCGTCACGCTGATGGTCGCGACCGCGCCCGGCCAGACCGAGAAGGTCGCCGGGCAGCTCGACGCCGTCCAGGGCGGCCTGGTCGGCAAGACCTACGACAAGCTCGGCTACGTCCGCGCCACGGTGCCCACCGGCAAGGCGGACGCCGCCATCGCCGCCGCCGTGAAGCTCCCCTCCGTGCACGGCGTCGACCTGCGCCAGGAGATCCTGCTGGACGACCCGACACCGAGCGCGGACGCCGCCAAGGGCGCCGCGGGCAAGGGCACGGCCGGGTATCCCGCGCCGAACCGGAAGACCCCCGCCGAGAACCCGTACAACCCGTCCTTCGAGACGGGTGCCGTCGACTTCGTCGAGGACCACCCGAAGGCGGACGGCCGGGGCGTGACCATCGGCGTCCTCGACTCGGGTGTCGACATCGCCCACCCGGCGCTGCAGAAGACCACCACCGGTGAGCGGAAGATCGTCGACTGGGTGACGGCGACCGACCCGGTCAACGACGGCGACGGCTCGTGGCGCCGGATGCTCACCTCGGTGGCCGGCCCGGCGTTCACCGCGACCCCCGTCGGCGGCAGCGCCGAGGCGTTCTCGGCCCCGGCCGGCTCGTACAGGTTCAACTACTTCTACGAGTCCGCGACCGCGGGCGGCGACCAGCTCGGCGACGTCAACCGCGACGGCGACACCACCGACGTCTGGGGCGTGCTGTACGACGCCGCGGCCGGCACCGTGCGCGTCGACCTGGACGACGACCGCGACTTCGCCGACGAGCAGCCGATGAAGCCGTACAAGGACGGCTACCAGATCGGTTACTTCGGCACGGACAACCCGGCGACCGAGGTCGCCGAGCGCATCCCGTTCGTGGTCGAGATCCGCAAGGACGTCGTCTACAACGCGGCCGGCGCCAAGGCCGACTACGTCAACATCGGCATGATCTCCAGCGAGCACGGCACCCACGTGGCCGGCATCACCGCCGCGAACGGGCTGTTCGGCGGCAGGATGGACGGCGCCGCGCCGGGCGCGAAGATCGTCTCGTCCCGTGCCTGCGTGTTCGGCCCGGGCTGCACCAACGTCGCCCTCACCGAGGGCATGATCGACCTGGTCGTCAACCGCGGTGTCGACATCGTCAACATGTCGATCGGCGGCCTGCCGGCGCTGAACGACGGCAACAACGCGCGCGCCGAGCTGTACACGCGCCTCATCGACACCTACGGCGTGCAGCTGGTCATCTCGGCCGGCAACTCCGGCCCCGGCGCCAACACCATCGGCGACCCGGGCCTGGCCGACAAGGTCATCTCGGTCGGCGCGTCCATCTCCAAGGAGACCTGGGCCGCCAACTACGGCTCGGTCGTGGAGAAGAAGTACGCGATGATGCCGTTCTCCTCGCGCGGTCCGCGTGAGGACGGCGGCTTCACGCCGACCCTGGTCGCCCCCGGCGCCGCGATCAACACGATCCAGACCTGGCTGCCGGGTGCCCCGGTCGCCGAGGCGGGCTACACCCTGCCGGCCGGCTACGGCATGCTCCAGGGCACGTCGATGGCGTCCCCGCAGGCCGCGGGCGCGTCCGCGCTGCTGCTGAGCGCCGCCAAGGCGAAGAAGATCGACCTCACCCCCGCCACCCTGCGCACCGCGCTCACCTCGACCGCCGACCACATCAAGGGTGTGCAGGCGTACGAGGAGGGGGTCGGCCTGATCAACATCCCGGACGCCTGGGACTCGGTCCTCGACGGCGCCACCGCCCACACCTACACGGTGAAGGCGCCGGTCGACACCGCGATCGACCAGTTCCTGAAGACGCCGGGCTCCGGCACCGGCCTCTACGACCGCGAGGGCGGCCTGAAGGCCGGGCAGAAGAAGACGTACGACGTCACGATCACCCGTACGTCCGGCCCGGACAAGCCGGTCCGGCACGAGCTGTACTTCGAGAACAACGCCGCGAAGACCTTCCGGATCGTCGGCTCCGACGAGGTGCGGCTCCCGCTGAACCAGCCGGTGACCGTGAAGGTCCAGGCCGCGCCGAAGTCCGCGGGCCTCAAGAGCGCGATCCTGGAGGTCGACGACCCGAAGACCGAGGGCATCGACCGGCAGGTCATGTCGACGGTCGTGGTCTCCCAGCCGCTGAAGTACACCTACGCGGCATCGGGCACGGTCCAGCGCAACAGCACCCAGTCGTACTTCGTGACCGTCCCCGAGGGCGCCAAGTCCCTGGAGGTCGCGATCGGCGGGCTGAAGGCCACGAGCCAGACCCGGTTCATCGCCATCGACCCGACCGGCGTCCCGTCCGACACCACCGGCACCCCGTACTGCTACAACAACTACCTCGCCGGCAACGGCTGCAAGCCGGACGTGCGGTCGTACGCCGACCCCCGGCCCGGTGTCTGGGAGATCGAGGTCGAGTCGCGCCGCACCTCGCCGCTGCTCGACAACCCGTACAAGCTGGACGTCGCCGTCCTCGGCGCGGTCTTCGACCCGGAGACCGTGACCGTGCCCGAGGCCAAGGTCGGTACCCCGGCCGCCGCCTCCTGGAAGGTGACCAACGGCTTCGCCGCGATCGACGGCAAGCTGGTGGGCGGCCCGCTCGGCTCCGCGAAGTCGGCCCGGCCGACCATCGCCACCGGCGAGACGCAGACCACCACGGTCGAGGTGCCCGCGGGCGCCAGGTCGCTGGACGTCGCCATCGGCAACGTCTCCGACCCGGCGGCCGACCTCGACCTGGTCGTGACGAACGCGGCCGGCACCGAGGTGGGCAGCTCAGCCGACGGCGACTCGGAGGAGACGGTGTCGATCCCGGCCCCGCCCGCCGGCACGTACACCGTCCAGGTCATCGGCTACGCGATCCCGGCGGGGACCACGGCCTACGACTACCAGGACGTGTTCTTCTCCGCCGCCCTCGGCAACGTCACCGTCGACGGCTCGACGCCGGTGAAGCTCGGCACGGGCGACTCCACGACGGTCTCCGGCAGCGTCGTCGCCGCCGCGGCCGCCCCGGCGGGCCGTGAGTTCTTCGGCCAGGTCCAGCTGGTCAACGCCCGCGGCACGGCCGCGGGCACCGGCAACGTGAAGATCGAGAAGGTCACGCCGTAA
- a CDS encoding TIGR03767 family metallophosphoesterase — protein sequence MSRTRSVAGSALGAHRRTVLAATAAVTLSAGAGYALRPTDSQAAPTTTGAGAAQVPVAQSRVAPAAPLAPYTRGTTLATVSAPRTRTGFRRLGDGPGWSRTVRGELAAPRTGRAGRRTALAAFVQLTDLHLIDTQHPMRLEYLRSTDIHAWRPHEALTVPGAISLVERINALRGAPVTGTPLHFAMTTGDNTDNNARTELDWFLTIMSGGRVTANSGDPRHYEGVQNSGLKQYWQPGTTVRDTDKQLGFPHLEGYLAAALREFNSPGLNLPWYSTVGNHDSMPLGCYGHGDSWLAEYAVGGKKLMSLPAAEAKKLQDAIRNATDPQGTAFRDLLKAHTRDMRSVTPDERRAPFTAAEYLEAHLDPAYQGLGPVGHGYSTANLDTGTQYYSFRIADDVIGISLDTTDPGGHYQGSVGTAQLRWLDRTLRDNKDAYAVVFSHHTSETMTNTRPDPARPGERRHNGQEVIALLGSHANVLAWVNGHIHRNEITPHSAPDGRSFWEISTASHVDYPQLARVIELVDNKDGTLSVFTTCVESSAPHRTDFGDLSQTGLAALYRELSLNAPGAGQNLAGDAEDRNTELVLKKG from the coding sequence ATGTCGCGCACACGCTCTGTCGCCGGTTCCGCACTCGGGGCCCACCGCCGTACCGTCCTCGCCGCCACCGCGGCGGTCACCCTCTCCGCGGGCGCCGGCTACGCCCTGCGGCCCACCGACAGCCAGGCCGCCCCGACGACCACCGGCGCGGGCGCCGCCCAGGTGCCCGTGGCCCAGTCCCGCGTCGCCCCGGCCGCGCCGCTCGCTCCCTACACCCGCGGTACCACCCTCGCCACGGTCTCCGCGCCGCGCACCCGGACCGGCTTCCGCCGCCTCGGCGACGGCCCCGGCTGGAGCCGCACGGTCCGCGGCGAGCTGGCCGCGCCCCGGACCGGGCGGGCCGGCCGCCGCACCGCCCTCGCCGCGTTCGTGCAGCTCACCGACCTGCACCTGATCGACACCCAGCACCCGATGCGGCTGGAGTACCTGCGCTCCACCGACATCCACGCCTGGCGGCCGCACGAGGCGCTGACCGTGCCCGGCGCCATCTCGCTGGTCGAGCGGATCAACGCGCTGCGGGGCGCCCCCGTCACCGGCACCCCGCTGCACTTCGCCATGACCACCGGCGACAACACCGACAACAACGCGAGGACCGAGCTGGACTGGTTCCTGACGATCATGAGCGGCGGCCGGGTCACCGCCAACTCCGGCGACCCGCGCCACTACGAGGGCGTGCAGAACAGCGGCCTCAAGCAGTACTGGCAGCCCGGCACGACCGTCCGCGACACCGACAAGCAGCTCGGCTTCCCGCACCTGGAGGGCTATCTGGCCGCCGCGCTGCGGGAGTTCAACAGCCCCGGCCTGAACCTGCCCTGGTACTCCACGGTCGGCAACCACGACTCCATGCCGCTCGGCTGCTACGGCCACGGCGACTCCTGGCTCGCCGAGTACGCCGTCGGCGGCAAGAAGCTGATGAGCCTGCCCGCGGCCGAGGCGAAGAAGCTCCAGGACGCCATCAGGAACGCCACGGACCCCCAGGGGACCGCGTTCCGCGACCTGCTCAAGGCGCACACCCGGGACATGCGCTCGGTCACCCCCGACGAGCGGCGTGCCCCGTTCACCGCCGCCGAGTACCTCGAGGCCCACCTGGATCCTGCCTACCAGGGCCTCGGCCCGGTAGGTCACGGCTACTCCACCGCCAACCTCGACACGGGCACCCAGTACTACAGCTTCCGCATCGCCGACGACGTGATCGGCATCAGCCTCGACACCACCGACCCGGGCGGCCACTACCAAGGGTCCGTCGGAACGGCCCAGTTGAGATGGCTGGACAGGACGCTGCGGGACAACAAGGACGCGTACGCGGTGGTCTTCAGCCACCACACCAGCGAGACGATGACCAACACCCGCCCCGACCCGGCCCGTCCCGGCGAGCGGCGCCACAACGGCCAGGAGGTGATCGCCCTGCTCGGCAGTCACGCGAACGTCCTGGCCTGGGTGAACGGCCACATCCACCGCAACGAGATCACCCCGCACTCCGCGCCCGACGGCCGCTCCTTCTGGGAGATCTCCACCGCCTCCCACGTCGACTACCCGCAGCTCGCCCGGGTGATCGAGCTGGTGGACAACAAGGACGGCACCCTGTCGGTCTTCACCACCTGCGTCGAGTCCTCGGCGCCGCACCGCACGGACTTCGGCGACCTCTCCCAGACCGGTCTGGCCGCCCTCTACCGCGAGCTGTCCCTCAACGCGCCCGGCGCCGGCCAGAACCTCGCGGGCGACGCGGAGGACCGGAACACGGAGCTGGTGCTGAAGAAGGGCTGA